The DNA region CGAAAGCGTTTATTCCGTATATTCAACAGGCGTGGATACTGGCGCAGCGGTATGATGCGGTGGTAGCGAATCCGCCGTATATGGGTAATGGTGGAATGAATAGTGATTTGAAAACATTTGCTAAGACTTACTTCCCTGATAGTAAATCAGATCTCTTTTCAATGTTTATGCAACGTGCTTTTTCTTTTCTAAAAGACAATGGGTTTAATGCACAAATAAATATGCAGTCATGGATGTTTTTATCAAGCTATGAAACTTTACGTAGCTGGTTATTGGATAACAAAACATTTATCACGATGGCGCATCTAGGTGCTCGTGCATTTTCTCAGATTTCTGGAGAAGTTGTTCAGACAACTGCTTGGGTAATTAAAAACAATAATATCGATTCATATCAATCGATATATCTCAGATTAATTAACGGCAATGAACAAGAAAAAAGAGAAAAATTAATATCAAAAAAAATAAATTTAAAAACATTAAACAAAGTGATTTTAAAAATATCCCTGGATCTCCTATTGCTTACTGGGTTACCAAAGAATTATTACAGACTTTCAGAAACTCAATCCCACTTTCTGAAAAACTTACTACTCGCTTAGGCATGTCAACAGCCAACAATGATAATTTCTTACGGTATTGGCATGAGGTCTCTATAAATAATATAGGATTTGACTGTAAAGACAGAGAAGAAGCAAGTAAGTCATTAAAAAAATGGTTCCCTTATGCTAAAGGCGGTAGCTATCGAAAATGGTACGGCAACCATGAGTATGTAGTTAATTGGGAATCTGACGGAAAAGAAATAAGAAATTTCGGGACTGACGATGGAAAAATCCGATCGCACAACTATAATTTAGAGTATATTTTTAAAAAAGGGATTACTTGGTCTGATGTTGCTTCAGGTGACAATGCTTTTAGATTGCTTCCACAAGGATTTCTCTTTGATGGTAGAGGCTCATCTGGTTTTTGTAAATCAGATGAGCAATCAACTATTCTGAGTTTATTAAACTCCAATTTAGCAAATTCAATAATAAAGATAATCAACCCTACAATAGCAGTTAATGTCGGTGAAATAGCCAAAGTCCCATTTCATCAAAAATTACATGATATCAAACCCGAAATTGACGGTTTAGCCAATGAACTTATTACGTTACACAAAAGAGACTGGGACGAGCAGGAGCTATCATGGGATTTTGCTAAGAGTGTAATTACTGAAGAAAGGCATAATTCATTAAAAATAGCTATTGACAACCTCTACAATAAAAACATAGTAGAAATAAGTCTCTGTCACAATTTGGAAAACCAACTAAATACAAAAATAAACAGTTTGTATGGATTAAATAATGAAATTGAAAACTCTGTAACTATAGAGAACATAACATTATTTAAGAATTTACACTATAAATTGTCAAGAATTGAAAATGAACAATTATTGTTTATCTCAAAAACAATTATGGATTTATTGTCCTATACCATCGGCTGCATGATAGGCCGCTACTCTCTCGATCGCGAAGGCCTGGTCTACGCTCATGAAGGCAATAAAGGCTTTGCCGAACTTGTCGCTGAAGGCGCGTACAAAACCTTCCCGGCGGATAATGACGGCATCCTACCGCTAATGGATGACGAGTGGTTTGACGATGACGTCACCTCTCGCGTCAAAGAGTTTGTCCGCACCGTTTGGGGCGAAGAACACTTGCAGGAAAACCTCGATTTTATAGCCGAAAGTCTCTGTTTATACGCGGTCAAGCCGAAAAAAGGTGAATCTGCGCTGGATACCATCCGTCGCTATCTTTCCATCCAGTTCTGGAAAGATCATATGAAGATGTATAAAAAGCGCCCAATCTACTGGCTGTTCAGCTCCGGCAAAGAGAAAGCGTTTGAGTGCCTGGTTTATCTGCATCGCTACAACGACGCGACGCTGGCGAGAATGCGTACCGAATATGTTGTACCACTGCTGGCGCGCTATCAGGCTAATATCGATCGCCTGAATGAACAGGTCGATGGTGCCTCCGGCGGAGAAGCGACGCGTCTGAAGCGCGATCGCGACAATCTGAGCAAGAAATTCAACGAACTGCGCAGCTTCGACGATCGCTTACGCCACTATGCTGATATGAGAATCAGTATTGATCTCGACGATGGCGTTAAGGTTAACTACGGTAAGTTTGGCGATCTGCTGGCAGATGTGAAAGCCATTACCGGCAATGCGCCTGAGGTGATTTAATCAAATAACTTACCTTCCCACACCACCGGGCTTTAGCCTGGTGGTGGTCTCGATATGGGAAACCGACCTTATTCAGGCATCCGTCACCTCCAGTTCATGATAAAATGCGGATTTGTGTCAGAACGAGGAACAGGGTTTCCAGGCGTTCAGACATCTTAAAATTTACCGAATCAACATGGGATTGTGACCTTGCAAAATCAGGAATTTATTGCCGGCCTTAAAGCAAAATTCGCCGAACATCGCATCGTTTTCTGGCACGATCCCGATAAGCGTTTCCTCGAAGAGCTGGGCAACCTCGAACTGGAGAACGTCACGCTGCTCGATATGACCGACCAGTCGCAGCTGGCGGTAAAAAAGCGCATTGAAATTGATGAGCCTGAACAGCAGTTTTTGCTGTGGTTTCCCCACGATGTGCCCCCAAAAGAGTTCGACTGGCTGCTGGATATTCGTCTTTACAGTACGGAGTTCCACGCCGATTTCGCCGCCATCACGTTGAATACGTTAGGTATTCCTCAGCTTGGCCTACGCGAGCATATCCAACGTAGGAAGGCATTTTTCAGCACGAAGCGTCTTGCTGCCCTAAAAGGCCTGGTAACTGAGCAGGAAAACGAAGCCTCCCTTAATAAGAAGATGGTTGCGGTCATCGCTGGCGTAAAAACAGCAAAAACGGAAGAGATTCTATTCAGCCTGATTACCCAATACGTTAATCAGCAAAAAGATGACGACAGCGACCTGGAAAACACGCTGGCAATGCTGAAACGCCACGACCTGGAAGGCGTGCTGTGGGACATTCTGAATCAGGAAATGGGCTATCAGGCCGAACATCCGACCCTGGAAAACCTGATCCTCAAGCTGTTCTGTACCGATCTCTCTGCGCAGGCTGATCCGCAAAAACGCGAATGGCTGGAAAAGAACGTGCTGACCACGCCGTCAGGCAGAGCCTCCGCGCTGGCCTTTATGGTCACCTGGCGTGCCGACCGTCGCTACAAAGACGCCTATGATTATTGTGCGCAACAGATGCAGGATGCGCTGCGACCAGAAGACCAGTACCGTCTCAGCTCGCCGTATGATCTGCACGAGTGCGAAACCACGCTGAGCATTGAACAAACCGTTATTCATGCGCTGGTGACGCAACTTCTGGAAGAGAGCACCACGCTTGACCGTGAAGCCTTCAAAAAGCTTCTGTCCGAACGCCAGAGCAAATACTGGTGCCAGACGCGTCAGGAATACTACGCTATTTATGATGCGCTTCGTCAGGCTGAACGGCTGCTGAATCTGCGCAATCGTCATATTGATGGTTTCCACTATCAGGACAGCGCAACGTTCTGGAAAGCGTACTGCGAAGAGCTGTTCCGCTTTGACCAGGCCTACCGCCTGTTTAACGAATACGCGCTGTTGGTTCACAGCAAAGGCGCAATGATCCTGAAAAGCCTGGATGACTATATCGAAGCGCTGTATTCCAACTGGTATCTGGCAGAATTAAGCCGGAGCTGGAATAAGGTTCTGGAAGCCGAAAACCGTATGCAGGAGTGGCGTATTGCGGGCGTTCCACGACAGCAGAACTTCTACAATGAGGTGGTTAAGCCGCAGTTTAATAATCCACAAATCAAGCGCGTGTTCGTGATTATCTCCGATGCGTTGCGTTATGAAGTGGCAGAAGAGCTGGGCAACCAGATCAATACCGAAAAACGCTTTACTGCCGAACTGCGTTCCCAGTTAGGGGTGTTACCCAGCTATACCCAGCTGGGAATGGCGGCATTATTGCCTCATGACGAGATGTGCTACCAGGCAGGTAATGGCGACATCGTCTATGCGGACGGGTTGTCTACTTCAGGTACGCCTAATCGCGATACCATTCTCAAGAAATATAAAGGGATGGCAGTAAAATCGGACGATCTTCTGAAATGGAAAAATCAGGAAGGACGGGATCTTATTCGCGATTATGAAGTCATTTATATCTGGCATAACACCATTGATGCCATGGGCGACAGTGCATCGACGGAGGAGAAGACCTTCGAAGCGTGTCGCAACGCGGTGGTTGAACTGAAGGATTTAGTGACCCGTGTGATAAACCGTCTCCACGGTACACGCATTATCGTCACAGCGGACCACGGTTTCCTGTTCCAGCAACAGCCCCTTTCCGGTCAGGATAAAACCACGCTGCAGATCAAGCCAGACAATACGATTAAAAACCACAAACGCTTTATTATCGGCCATCAGCTTCCTGCCGATGATTTTTGCTGGAAAGGAAAAGTGGCGGATACCGCAAGCGTCAGCGATAACAGCGAGTTCCTGATCCCGAAAGGGATCCAGCGTTTCCATTTCTCGGGCGGCGCGCGGTTTGTGCACGGTGGTGCCATGTTGCAGGAAGTCTGCGTTCCCGTATTGCAGGTGAAAGCGCTGCAGAAAACCGCTGCCGAGAAGCAACCTCAGCGTCGTCCGGTAGATATCGTGAATTACCATCCGCTGATCAAACTCGTCAATAACATTGATAAAGTCAGCCTGCTGCAAACCCATCCGGTAGGTGAGTTATACGAACCGCGTACTCTGAACATCTTCATCGTCGACAACGCCAATAATGTGGTATCCGGTAAAGAGCGAATCTGCTTTGACAGCGATAACAACACAATGGAAAAACGCGTGCGTGACGTTACGCTGAAGCTGATTGGCGCGAATTTCAATCGTCGTAATGAATACTGGCTGATACTGGAAGATGCGCAAACGGAAACGGGTTACCAGAAGTACCCTGTGATTATCGATCTGGCATTTCAGGATGATTTCTTTTAAGTGAGGCGATATGCAAACCCATCATGACTTACCCGTTCCAGCCGTTTCCGAAGGGGAACTCGTCGCAGAAGGTTACGATCTGGACGCCTTGCTGAATCAGCATTTTCGTGGTCGGGTGGTGCGTAAAGATCTAACCAAGCAGCTCAAGGAAGGGGCTAACGTCCCGGTCTATGTGCTGGAGTATCTGCTCGGTATGTACTGCGCTTCCGACGATGACCAGATCGTCGAGCAAGGGTTGCAGAACGTTAAGCGCATTCTGGCTGATAACTACGTCCGCCCTGATGAAGCAGAGAAGGTGAAATCGCTCATTCGTGAGCGAGGCTCCTACAAGATCATCGATAAAGTGTCGGTAAAGCTCAATCAGAAGAAAGACGTTTACGAAGCCCAGCTCTCCAACCTCGGCATTAAAGATGCACTGGTTCCGCCGCAGATGGTCAAGGACAACGAGAAGCTGTTGACCGGTGGCATCTGGTGCATGATCACCGTGAACTACTTCTTTGAGGAAGGACAGAAAACGTCCCCCTTCTCTCTGATGACGCTCAAACCTATCCAGATGCCCAATATGGACATGGAAGAGGTATTTACCGCACGTACGCACTTCAACCGCGACCAGTGGATTGACGTCCTGCTACGTTCCGTGGGTATGGAACCTGCCAACATTGAGCAGCGAACTAAATGGCACCTGATCACCCGCATGATCCCTTTCGTGGAAAATAACTATAACGTCTGCGAACTGGGCCCGCGCGGTACCGGTAAAAGCCACGTCTATAAAGAGTGTTCGCCAAACTCACTGCTAGTTTCCGGCGGACAAACCACGGTAGCAAACCTGTTTTACAACATGGCTAGC from Citrobacter amalonaticus Y19 includes:
- the pglZ gene encoding BREX-1 system phosphatase PglZ type A, whose translation is MQNQEFIAGLKAKFAEHRIVFWHDPDKRFLEELGNLELENVTLLDMTDQSQLAVKKRIEIDEPEQQFLLWFPHDVPPKEFDWLLDIRLYSTEFHADFAAITLNTLGIPQLGLREHIQRRKAFFSTKRLAALKGLVTEQENEASLNKKMVAVIAGVKTAKTEEILFSLITQYVNQQKDDDSDLENTLAMLKRHDLEGVLWDILNQEMGYQAEHPTLENLILKLFCTDLSAQADPQKREWLEKNVLTTPSGRASALAFMVTWRADRRYKDAYDYCAQQMQDALRPEDQYRLSSPYDLHECETTLSIEQTVIHALVTQLLEESTTLDREAFKKLLSERQSKYWCQTRQEYYAIYDALRQAERLLNLRNRHIDGFHYQDSATFWKAYCEELFRFDQAYRLFNEYALLVHSKGAMILKSLDDYIEALYSNWYLAELSRSWNKVLEAENRMQEWRIAGVPRQQNFYNEVVKPQFNNPQIKRVFVIISDALRYEVAEELGNQINTEKRFTAELRSQLGVLPSYTQLGMAALLPHDEMCYQAGNGDIVYADGLSTSGTPNRDTILKKYKGMAVKSDDLLKWKNQEGRDLIRDYEVIYIWHNTIDAMGDSASTEEKTFEACRNAVVELKDLVTRVINRLHGTRIIVTADHGFLFQQQPLSGQDKTTLQIKPDNTIKNHKRFIIGHQLPADDFCWKGKVADTASVSDNSEFLIPKGIQRFHFSGGARFVHGGAMLQEVCVPVLQVKALQKTAAEKQPQRRPVDIVNYHPLIKLVNNIDKVSLLQTHPVGELYEPRTLNIFIVDNANNVVSGKERICFDSDNNTMEKRVRDVTLKLIGANFNRRNEYWLILEDAQTETGYQKYPVIIDLAFQDDFF